In Drechmeria coniospora strain ARSEF 6962 chromosome 03, whole genome shotgun sequence, the DNA window TAAAGTTGGTGCAGCGGGCGTCGAGAGCCACGGCGGCCAGGCTTTGGAGGGCCTCCTCGGTCACCTCGCTGTGGTTCGTGCGGTAGATGGCGCGGAGGATCTCGACCCTCTCGGCGGGCGTGGGAAGGTCGACGAGCACCTGGACGCTCAGGCGACCGGGCCGGAGCATGGCCTCGTCAATCATGTCCACGCGGTTCGTCGTGCCGATGACGTAGATGCCGCTGCGGTcctgggcgccgtcgagctcggtgaGGAGGGCGTTGACGACGCGCGCGCCGGACtcggtcgacgagctgctccgCGGGGGCACGATGGAGTCGATCTCGTCGAAGAAGAGGAtgcacggcctcgacgagcgagcCCTCTGGAACAGCTCCCTCACGGCCCGCTCGGACTCTCCGACGTACTTGTTCAGCAGCTCGGGTCCGTTGATGAGGATGAAGCTTGCCTGCGCCTCCCTCGCGACGGCCTGGGCGACCAGCGTCTTGCCGCAGCCCGGAGGTCCGTACagcacgacgccggcgggcTTCGTGAGGCCAAACTTCTGGTAGAGCTCGGGGTTCTTGATGGGTCCGATGATGGACATCTGCAGCTGCTTGCGAGCGACCTCCATGGCACCGACCTGGTCCCAGGTGACGCTCGGTATGGCGGTGAAGCCCTGCTTCCTCAGCGAGGGCGTGAAGCGCCGCGTGGCGGCTTTCAAGTCGTCCATGGTTATGGCGAGGGCCTTGAGCGCGCCGTCCTGGTGCGAATCTAGGTTCGGGAATACCGTCAGGTCCGGCGCTTGGAGGTGTCGTCGGAGCATGGCGTGGATGTCGGCGGTGGTGTCGAACGGGCAGTCGGCGCCGTGCTCCCGCTCCATGGCCCTGGCCCAGGCGAGCTTCGTGATGGCGGcaaggtcggcgccgacgtatCCGTGCGTCAGCTTGGCGATCTCGGTCAGATCCACGTCCTCGGACAGCGGCGAGCCTTCcgtgacggcctcgaggataTCGCGACGGGCGGCGCAGTCGGGCACCCTGAGCGGCACGGACTCCTCGAACAGGCCGTAGGCGAGGAGGTCAGGAtccacgtcggcgagcttggacgtcgtcgccatggcgagcACGTGGCCTCGTTTCTGGGAGCTCTTGGCGATGCGCTCCATCTGCTGCTTGAAGATGCGCACGGCACGCTGGTGGTGCTCGCCGTGCTTCGAGGAGCCATGGGCCGACATGGACTggtcgatgtcgtcgagaaAGATGATGCTCGGCGAAAGGctgatggcggcgtcgaaggcCTCCGAAAGGCTTCGCTCCATCCGCTCGGCGTCTTCGAAGCAGGCGTCCAAGGAGACGAGAGGCACACGGTTGCTCGCCGCCAGATTATGCACAAGAGTCCGCTTGCCGATGCCCGAGGGTCCGGACAGGACGATTCCCGTCGTCTTGCGGCCGTGGCCCTGCGCATCGACGCCCGACGGCCGCAGCATGTGCCAGGTTTGGCGCAGGAGCTTGCCGTACACGTCGTCCATGCCGGCCAACCTCCGCAGCCGGTCGGGCTGCTCGACTCGGAACCGGCTCGACTTGGGCGGCCTTTTCGTCGGCGGCTTGTCCTGCTTCGAcggcccgacggcggcatcggtgCCGGCAGACGGGCcgttgtcggcgtcggccggtcgGTCATGcctgtcgtcgtcctcgctctGGATACGACGCTTTTTCACGGCCGGCTGCTCGCTCGCGTCCCGAGGGGAGGCGGACGACGTCTTCCACAGCTTCGTCAGCTGGCGGTTGAGCAGGAACCTGTCGTCTCCGGGGTTCGTAGGCTCGaactcgtcgatggcggcctcggAGTCGTCGGACTGGTCCTGCTGCCGCTCCTGCTTGCGGATCTGGAGAACGCGGTCGATGGCATCCTCGAGAGGGCGCTTCTTctgccggccgaggctcgAGTTTGACCGTTTGATGGCGTCGtagacgacggtgacggatTTGAACGGtttgtcgtcgttgccggcctcgagcttccgGACGATGTGGTAGACGTCACGCTCGAGGACGGATTGGAAGCCGCGGATGGGTTTTGGGATTCCTTCCTTGGGCAGCATGGTATGCTGCGGGCCAGAAAAGTTTGTCCGCAGGCAGGAAAAGGCCGGGGATGacgggacgaggaagagggtATGGTTGGAAATGTGCGTTGAAGACGAAGGACGAAAATATGGCTACGCAGAGACGATGGCAAGTGTACCAATCAACAGATTTAATTGTCCAGGGTCCAAGAGGGGCAAAACCTCGGCTCGGGCCTGGGCTTCACCACGGAGCGTCAGCGAGCACTCACTGCAGTCCGATTTCGGCGCAAGTAGTTGCACAGTAAGAAATAAGTGAAGTGCAgcactgtatgtacttgtgtaattacttgctctgtactccgtaagtacagtgagtattattacctgtaactacctgtacttgatgtacttgtaggtagcGGGTTAATGCGTGCGACTAGCAGATATAGCAGGCTTTGCAGGGGACCCAGCAGGCTTCTACAGAActtctgtacttgtaattctgtaccaaggcacctacttacctaggtactgtacgtacagtacgggtaATACACTCTGAgaaatactccgtaggtacttgcaatacgTACATGGCATTGCATGTCCTTGCAACtagagtacagtaagtacacctacaagtacacctactgtaaatacacctacagtaattacacccagtaattacacctacagtaagtacacctacaacaagtacacctactgtaaatacacctacagtgattacacctacagtaagtacacctacagtacttaaatacacctacaacaagtacacctacagtaaatacacctacagtaattacacctacagtagatacacctacagtaattacacctacagtcattacatctacagtaattacatctacagtaattacatctacagtaattacatctacagtaattacaccgACAGTAATTACACCTGCAGTACCTGTATACTTGCATCTACATGCATAAGGTACCTTGCATGTCCTGTAATGGTACACTGACGTCAACATCTACTTGGATGTACAGTGTAGTAAGTGTTGTGCTTGTTACACCACGGCCATACTTGCTGCGGGTTGGCTACAAAATGCTTGTTACGGCACGGTCAAACTTGTCGCATCACGGCCTTTCTCGTCGTGGTACGGTCAAAGGACGGCGATTGTTGTATTTGACAGTTGGGAAGCTGAGATGCTGTGCCGATACCTGTTGGGTATCTCTGGTCCACGTACGtacgatgacgatgagcaCATTGACAGCAGCCTGACACTGGGGGAAATATACCGTACACAAGGCACCGCCAATGATGGTGACTCTTGCAGCGCACAACTTTACTAGCCTTTGCGAACGCCTGCAACGCATCGGCGGTAATACCTGCCCGAGATATCTAGGTATAAACGAAGGCGTgagcgtacggagtgcggaaTACGACAGTCCTTCATGTAGGCGTATGGGTAGGAGAATGCGCGTTCAAGCACAGTGAATGTTCCCATCCGCCGTCAGTTGCTTGTAGGCGTGTTGAGTACGCTGCTAGGCGCTACAGGTGCTTGCCGGACTGACACCAGCACTGCACAGTATATACTTGATGCGCGCGtacggtaggtgtacttgtcaGCACCAAGTCCGTCCCTGCCTGTGCGGAGTAAGCACCTACTATTCGCTGCGTCCTGttcagcaagtacagagcaTGTTGGAGTTGAAGCAGCACCTATTGTAGGTGTCCcccatgtactccatacaggTCTACGGAATGAGGGTACAGAGCGGGCAACGGAGTACAACCATTACTTGGAGGTGTGCACATTCGTCCTGTGCTTTTCTTCCAACTGGCCATTACTCCATGCTGGTGCTGTGCTCTGCACAATGTCCTGcaagtgcactgtactctgtgcaaATGTACTGCAAATGCACTGTATTATGTCCTGCAAGCgcactacatgtactctgtgcaaATGTACTGCAAAAGTCCTGCAAGTGTGCGAAGTACCGTACCTTGCAAATGTACTGCaaatgtacttactacttactgcagATGTACCGTGGACGCCAGTGCCCTGCCTGTATCCATGCTCTGCCcctacaagtgcttgtacttgcgcacCAAGTACGCCCGGTGGCACCAGTCCCCGAGCACCACAGTGCTTGGATGCACTGTTCTTGGGTGCACCAGTACCGagcacttgcactgtacggcaGCTTTGTCGTCGCGGCAGGCCGTGACGGAACAACGTGGGCGCTAAGGCTTAATCCCCACCCTAGGCCTGCGACGACATCGAGGCCAGGTATCTGATCTTCCACCTGCCAAGACAACGACGGGTGATGCGTCGCAGCTGGTttgcgacgacggcaccgacgggcAACCCCCCTTCCACACACTCCGGCCGGCTCCCGACCACAggccgccggctcgacggcttcgatcCGCGCCCGCCACTGCCACGGCCACGATGGGCGGCAACGCAAGCAAGGTCACGGCCCAGGATAAGTCCGTCCGcttcgccccccccccccgccccctcGTCTCCCGACTCTGCACCCCCCTactcgccgctcgccgctCGAGACTTGTTctgacctcgacgtcgaccggcAGGGCCATCCTGGACATGAAGATCCAGCGTGACAAGCTGCACCAGTACCAGCGCCGCATCACCGTCCTCACCGACAAGGAGACGAGCATCGCGCGGCAGCTGCTCGCCAAGGGCGACCGGAGGCGGGCCCTGCTGGCGCTGCGCAGGAAAAAGTACCAGGAATCCTTGCTCGCCAAGACGGACGcgcagctcgagcagctcgagaagctcacgtcgagcgtcgagtTTGCCCAGATACAGCGggacgtcgtcttcggccTGCAGCAGGGCACCAGGGTCCTCGAGCAGATTCACGCCGAGATGGGCGGCATCCAGCACGTCGAGAAGCTCATgggcgagacggccgacgccgtcgcctacCAAAAGGTCGGTCAGCCCTCAACccgccctcccctcccctccccatCCCTCCCCATCCCTCCCCACccgcgcccgcctcgccgtcgccgccggcctgctgaACGGGGCCGGAACAGGAGGTGAGCGAGATGCTCGGCGGTCGAATCTCGAACcaagacgaggaagaggtggaggacgagctggcggcgctgcaggccgagatggcggccgacggacaGCAGCTGCCGACCGTTCCAAACGCCAACCTGCCCCAGCCCAAGGGCGAGACGATGGGGTCCGAGGAAGCAGCCGGGGAGAGGCTGCCGGAGAGACGGCAGGCCATGCTCGCGTGATGAACCGTCATCGGGCCATCACCGGGCCGTCACGAGGCCGTCATCGGGCGGCGTTCCCTGTGCCATAGAGGACAGGCTCATAGACTGGCGTTTTTTTCGAATCCCGCTTGTCACGTGGCCGCTTCACGTGGCCGCTCTTGACTGCGAGCGAGCAATTGGACCCTCGCTTCGCCACCCACTCTCGCCGTGCGAATTCCATGGCAAGTGGCCGCGTGCCGTCACGTGCGAGTCCAGACGCCGGTGGAGGGTCGGGCTCGTCCATCAAAGACTGCCTCCCCATCGACACATGCACGAAGCGCCCATTGCCGTCCATGCCAGATTCACGAGGGGGAAGCCACGAGCAGTTTGTGAAGCATGTTCTACATTCGTCTTCTACATTCATGTTGCGCGACTGGCTAGTATCCTTGGCCCCGTCATGCCGTCGCAGCACACCCTACTCCGGCTTGTTCCTCGTCGTGCCTCCCCGGGAGAGCCCCCCGGGCTACGGGTGGAGATGGCATCGTTCGACGCACGCAGCGCCGTGCCGAGCAGACGTCGTGTGATTGGGGTCTAGAGAGTGTGGGATGAAATCGAACAGAACCCAAGGCGCCTGTCGGGCGTCGGTGCCTTTTCCACGGCGAACAAGGTGGCGTCGGGAGACGACTTGGCGGAAGAAAGGGCTACTTGACGGTGACGGTCTCGATGAATGTCGTCTTGACGCCCGCGCTTGCGCTGCTGCCGATGGACAGGGCGTCCGAATCATCGTAGCGGTCGCCTCTCGCCGAAAGGTCTTGTCGCCTCGTCTCCTGCGGAggggcgccgccgctggtgTTGTAGCAGGCGGCGCAGGGACAGACTGGGGAGCCGTTGAGCGGTGGCGGAGGAGCGCAGTGGCGTGCGAACCAGCCGGGGCGTTGGGAAGGCATCGTGAATCACCGACGTGCAGCGTGCACCGCGAGCTTGCGGGTGGTGGCCGGACCGGCAGGTCGAtgacgagggaggaggagggaagGGAGGGACGGGGCCGAGGATGGTGATGGAGTCGGATTCCGAGGCAAAGAGGATGCACCTGGATGAAATGTCTGCGAGAGGAGCACGCGTGTCGATGGTGATGAGCTGTATGGCAGAGGATGGCGGCTGATATTTATGCTCGTCCCCTGTCGGGACCGGTTTGCTTGCCTGCTGGACGTCGGGGACGAGACCGCCGGTGAAGCGGCGGACATGGAGTTCGTCCGGACTCGCCGGGTCGTCCGGCGGTGGGTCCTGGGGGCGGCGGGACTACGTTGGATCGGGGAAtgtccaagtacagtgcctTTCGAAccaaataagtacttacttatctGTACGTATGTATGCACGTCCAGCGACTTGCCTGTACTTGATCAGGCGAGAAGCCTCCTTGGGTCATGGGTATATCTtggtacagtgcatgtactatTTGTCTGCGAGAACTCCTCGTCGCACGCGTatgaatacatgtactgtacatgcacagagGAGCTCAGGTCATCTACCCAAGTAGTCCCttgtactacttgtacagagaGAGCAAGTCGGATAGGtgtagtattaatagtaggtgactgtatccgtactgtacgctgtacttggatgttcatacaagtacagtgtaatTAATGATGTGTTCTCACCAGCAGGTGCACACGgacaagtaggtgcacagtcCTTGCAAGCAATACTCGCACATGT includes these proteins:
- a CDS encoding ribosome biogenesis ATPase RIX7; its protein translation is MLPKEGIPKPIRGFQSVLERDVYHIVRKLEAGNDDKPFKSVTVVYDAIKRSNSSLGRQKKRPLEDAIDRVLQIRKQERQQDQSDDSEAAIDEFEPTNPGDDRFLLNRQLTKLWKTSSASPRDASEQPAVKKRRIQSEDDDRHDRPADADNGPSAGTDAAVGPSKQDKPPTKRPPKSSRFRVEQPDRLRRLAGMDDVYGKLLRQTWHMLRPSGVDAQGHGRKTTGIVLSGPSGIGKRTLVHNLAASNRVPLVSLDACFEDAERMERSLSEAFDAAISLSPSIIFLDDIDQSMSAHGSSKHGEHHQRAVRIFKQQMERIAKSSQKRGHVLAMATTSKLADVDPDLLAYGLFEESVPLRVPDCAARRDILEAVTEGSPLSEDVDLTEIAKLTHGYVGADLAAITKLAWARAMEREHGADCPFDTTADIHAMLRRHLQAPDLTVFPNLDSHQDGALKALAITMDDLKAATRRFTPSLRKQGFTAIPSVTWDQVGAMEVARKQLQMSIIGPIKNPELYQKFGLTKPAGVVLYGPPGCGKTLVAQAVAREAQASFILINGPELLNKYVGESERAVRELFQRARSSRPCILFFDEIDSIVPPRSSSSTESGARVVNALLTELDGAQDRSGIYVIGTTNRVDMIDEAMLRPGRLSVQVLVDLPTPAERVEILRAIYRTNHSEVTEEALQSLAAVALDARCTNFSGADLNGLHTKAAEHAVERWLATGSEPPLVTQADWDHALDNTYASVKNPASYGSLALPEQQRRKR
- a CDS encoding SNF7 family protein, with product MGGNASKVTAQDKAILDMKIQRDKLHQYQRRITVLTDKETSIARQLLAKGDRRRALLALRRKKYQESLLAKTDAQLEQLEKLTSSVEFAQIQRDVVFGLQQGTRVLEQIHAEMGGIQHVEKLMGETADAVAYQKEVSEMLGGRISNQDEEEVEDELAALQAEMAADGQQLPTVPNANLPQPKGETMGSEEAAGERLPERRQAMLA